In one Roseinatronobacter monicus genomic region, the following are encoded:
- the tnpA gene encoding IS66-like element accessory protein TnpA: MRGEILGAERRRRWSDEEKVAIVRSVGVGGATVTQIAQRHDVTRQQIYSWRYDLKRKGLLPYDPETVFLPVEFLEMDPEASRPCAVSDEQDGRVEVVLRNGRSLRIDTDVDASALTRLIKAVEAA, encoded by the coding sequence ATGCGCGGAGAAATACTTGGGGCTGAACGGCGGCGACGTTGGAGTGATGAGGAGAAGGTGGCAATCGTACGGTCAGTTGGAGTCGGTGGGGCGACAGTGACCCAGATTGCCCAGCGTCATGATGTGACGCGGCAGCAGATCTATAGCTGGCGATACGATCTGAAGAGGAAGGGCCTTTTGCCATACGACCCTGAAACGGTGTTTTTGCCGGTCGAGTTTTTGGAAATGGACCCTGAGGCATCGAGACCTTGTGCGGTTAGTGATGAGCAAGACGGGCGGGTTGAGGTTGTTCTGCGCAATGGCCGGAGTTTGCGCATTGATACAGATGTCGATGCGTCTGCCTTGACCCGGCTGATAAAGGCGGTGGAAGCGGCATGA
- the tnpB gene encoding IS66 family insertion sequence element accessory protein TnpB (TnpB, as the term is used for proteins encoded by IS66 family insertion elements, is considered an accessory protein, since TnpC, encoded by a neighboring gene, is a DDE family transposase.) codes for MIGPGTGVRVYLACGYTDMRKGIAGLSAIAQDVLRQRPASGAVFAFRGRRGDRIKLLFWDGQGFCLYYKVLSKGRFPWPSASDGSARLTSAQLAMLWEGMEWRRPDWGAPPARVG; via the coding sequence ATGATTGGTCCGGGCACTGGGGTTAGGGTCTATCTGGCTTGCGGCTACACTGATATGCGTAAGGGGATTGCCGGCCTGTCGGCGATTGCACAGGATGTGCTACGCCAGCGCCCTGCGAGCGGCGCAGTCTTTGCATTCCGTGGGCGTCGGGGAGATAGGATAAAGCTGCTGTTTTGGGACGGACAGGGATTTTGTCTGTATTATAAAGTTCTCTCGAAGGGGCGTTTCCCATGGCCTTCGGCCTCTGACGGAAGCGCGCGTTTGACCTCTGCGCAGCTGGCCATGCTGTGGGAAGGAATGGAGTGGCGAAGGCCGGATTGGGGCGCGCCGCCAGCCCGTGTCGGATGA
- a CDS encoding phospholipase D family protein, producing MLLLETGAFRRELEDALSSAEQEVIVLSAFVKLEALKWLIETSRTSNLKIVSRWQPSDLAAGASDLECFYLCEEANIPFGISRNLHGKVYIVDSKIFIGSANLTSKGMSLSHLENDEFGTGFEYGHTEKTKVRDYLGSVNWLDRDTVELMADFLASVEREKSANPNEWPQNISEKLHPQPIGVWFHDLPMCSLDQILTQSAEPSAIEHDLDCLRSTKDADEDELLNGFMSSKVCFWLETQLHDYGELSFGKVTSLFHNQLLDDPMPYRKSIKEGVVNLFDWASASLRGI from the coding sequence ATGCTTCTCTTAGAAACGGGTGCTTTTAGACGAGAACTTGAGGATGCTTTGTCTTCAGCGGAGCAAGAGGTAATAGTTCTTAGCGCATTTGTTAAGCTCGAGGCGCTCAAGTGGCTTATTGAAACAAGTAGAACTAGTAACCTTAAGATCGTATCTCGTTGGCAGCCGTCAGATTTGGCGGCTGGAGCTTCGGACTTGGAGTGCTTCTACCTCTGTGAGGAGGCTAATATTCCATTCGGGATATCGCGGAACCTCCATGGAAAAGTCTACATCGTGGATTCCAAGATCTTCATTGGAAGCGCAAATCTGACATCAAAGGGAATGTCCCTTTCACATTTGGAGAACGATGAGTTTGGAACTGGGTTCGAATATGGTCACACAGAAAAGACCAAAGTTCGTGACTACCTCGGATCTGTAAACTGGCTAGATCGAGATACGGTCGAATTGATGGCTGATTTCTTGGCTAGCGTAGAACGTGAGAAGAGCGCCAACCCGAATGAATGGCCTCAAAACATATCTGAAAAACTTCACCCCCAACCCATTGGAGTCTGGTTCCATGATCTTCCAATGTGTAGTTTAGACCAAATATTGACGCAGTCTGCTGAACCGTCGGCAATAGAGCATGATCTCGATTGTTTGCGAAGCACTAAGGACGCGGACGAAGATGAACTGTTGAACGGCTTTATGTCGTCGAAAGTCTGTTTTTGGCTGGAAACACAATTGCATGACTACGGTGAGCTATCGTTTGGGAAGGTCACATCTTTGTTCCACAACCAACTCCTTGACGATCCTATGCCATATCGGAAGAGCATCAAGGAGGGCGTGGTAAACCTGTTCGATTGGGCTAGTGCCTCGCTTCGGGGTATTTGA
- a CDS encoding IS630 family transposase (programmed frameshift), translating into MTRGCKPKYVVRLTTEEREHLEGMIRTGRQAAYRLLKARILLKADVSSDGPGWEDARIAEALETSLSTVFRTRRQLVEEGLEATLARKVPASLSQPRIFDGQAEAKLIALACSEPPEGYTHWTLRLLEKRVVELGIVEQASDTTIQRTLKKNALKPHRNRYWVIPPKANAGFVAAMENVLDVYTRPHDQNRPLVCLDETSKQLTRETRTPIPMQPGREARHDYEYERAGVASLFMLFAPLEGWRHVEIRDRRTAIDYAHILRDLADLHFPYAEKIDLVQDNLNTHNPASLYEAFPPAQARRIAQRFEWHYTPKHGSWLNIAECELSVLARQCLARRIPDKTMLKAEVDAWTTNRNSQRAKTNWQFTTQDARTKLIRLYPQIE; encoded by the exons ATGACAAGAGGGTGCAAGCCGAAGTATGTAGTTCGACTGACGACAGAGGAGCGTGAACACCTTGAAGGGATGATCAGAACGGGTCGGCAAGCCGCCTACAGACTGCTGAAGGCGCGGATTTTGCTGAAGGCGGATGTGTCCTCTGATGGCCCGGGATGGGAAGATGCGCGCATTGCCGAGGCATTAGAGACCAGTCTCTCGACTGTTTTCCGCACCCGGCGCCAACTTGTGGAGGAAGGGCTTGAGGCGACTTTAGCGCGCAAAGTTCCAGCGTCGCTTTCACAACCTCGGATCTTCGATGGGCAAGCCGAGGCCAAGCTGATCGCGCTTGCCTGTTCCGAACCACCCGAAGGATATACGCACTGGACACTCAGGTTGTTGGAAAAGCGGGTTGTCGAACTGGGCATTGTTGAGCAGGCCAGTGATACCACAATCCAACGCACGCTTA AAAAAAACGCGCTCAAACCGCACCGGAACCGGTACTGGGTAATCCCACCCAAAGCCAACGCTGGTTTCGTGGCGGCCATGGAGAATGTGCTGGACGTCTACACCCGTCCACACGATCAAAACCGTCCGCTGGTTTGTCTGGACGAGACCAGCAAACAATTGACCCGTGAGACCCGCACACCCATTCCCATGCAGCCAGGGCGCGAGGCGCGCCATGACTACGAATATGAACGCGCAGGTGTCGCCAGCCTGTTCATGTTATTCGCTCCTCTGGAGGGCTGGCGCCACGTCGAGATACGCGATCGACGCACTGCCATCGATTATGCCCATATCCTGCGCGATCTGGCTGATCTCCACTTTCCCTATGCCGAAAAGATCGATCTCGTGCAGGATAATCTGAACACCCACAACCCTGCATCGCTGTACGAGGCTTTCCCGCCTGCCCAAGCGCGCCGCATCGCACAACGGTTCGAATGGCACTACACGCCAAAACATGGGTCTTGGCTCAACATCGCTGAATGTGAACTCAGCGTCCTCGCTCGCCAATGTCTGGCCCGGCGCATCCCGGACAAAACTATGCTGAAGGCCGAAGTCGATGCATGGACAACAAATCGCAACTCCCAACGCGCCAAAACCAACTGGCAGTTCACAACTCAAGACGCGCGCACAAAGCTTATCCGGCTTTATCCGCAAATCGAGTGA
- the tnpC gene encoding IS66 family transposase — protein sequence MSQAAISLPNDPAALKVMITSLQAENQKILATLRAHDLLVQALRIRIAKLKKQKFGSSSEKIEREIEQLELALEDLNVAVAEAQDTSPDESEDADTDADARNTTADAPEKKQRRRPKVSPDTPRERRELDPGDTCPDCGGNLRVVGEDVSELLDMIAAQMKIIEIARIKKSCRCCEKIVQPPAPSRPIPRSMAGPNLLAFILVSKYDDQLTLYRLNEIFARMGADISDTTMADWCGGAMKALAPLIKMIEDAIMASDLLHADDTPIRVLDRSRRDRGLGKGVKKGRLWAYVRDQRPWAGGAPPGAVYQFAPDWKEEHVLTHLAKSSGILQADGYKGYTKLYAPDLNGKSQFREAACWAHLRRDFHDVWIVTKSEIAREALDRIGALYDIERQINGQPADIRKAVRQEKTKPKVEAFRVWAEQQLTRIPGKSDLAKAFRYGLSRWKALTLFLDDGRVAIDNNAAERALRPIGVGRRNWLFAGSDAGGETLARAMTIIESAKMSGLDPQAYLADVLDRIHDHMNPRLGELLPWNWKPKT from the coding sequence ATGTCCCAAGCAGCGATTTCTCTCCCCAACGATCCGGCCGCTCTGAAGGTGATGATCACCTCTTTGCAGGCAGAGAACCAGAAAATCCTGGCCACCTTGCGCGCGCATGACTTGCTCGTTCAAGCCCTGCGCATCCGGATTGCCAAACTGAAGAAACAGAAGTTCGGTTCCAGCTCGGAAAAGATCGAGCGTGAGATCGAACAATTGGAACTCGCGCTGGAAGACCTGAATGTCGCTGTTGCCGAGGCACAAGACACGTCGCCAGATGAGAGTGAGGACGCTGACACGGACGCAGACGCGCGTAATACCACAGCAGATGCGCCAGAAAAGAAGCAACGCCGTCGTCCTAAAGTGTCGCCTGATACCCCCCGCGAACGCCGTGAGCTTGATCCTGGTGACACATGCCCCGACTGCGGTGGCAATCTGCGGGTGGTAGGTGAGGATGTCAGCGAGTTGCTTGATATGATCGCAGCGCAGATGAAAATCATCGAAATCGCGCGCATCAAGAAATCTTGCCGGTGCTGCGAGAAGATCGTTCAGCCACCCGCCCCCAGCAGACCAATCCCGCGCAGCATGGCGGGCCCAAACCTGTTGGCATTCATCCTGGTCTCGAAATACGATGATCAGCTGACTTTGTATCGCCTCAATGAAATCTTCGCCCGGATGGGAGCAGATATTTCCGATACAACGATGGCCGACTGGTGCGGCGGGGCAATGAAAGCACTGGCGCCACTGATCAAGATGATCGAGGACGCAATCATGGCCAGCGATCTGCTACATGCAGATGATACACCTATCCGGGTCCTTGATCGAAGTCGACGAGACAGAGGGCTTGGAAAAGGTGTGAAAAAAGGCCGCCTGTGGGCCTATGTTCGCGACCAGCGCCCTTGGGCGGGAGGAGCCCCGCCGGGGGCTGTCTACCAGTTCGCCCCTGACTGGAAAGAAGAGCATGTCCTGACCCACCTCGCCAAATCCAGCGGCATTTTGCAGGCCGATGGCTACAAAGGGTATACCAAGCTCTATGCTCCTGATCTCAACGGCAAGAGCCAGTTCCGAGAGGCTGCATGTTGGGCCCACCTGAGGCGCGACTTCCATGATGTTTGGATTGTGACGAAATCTGAAATCGCGCGCGAAGCGCTCGACCGGATCGGCGCGCTTTATGATATCGAGCGCCAGATCAACGGTCAGCCCGCAGACATACGCAAAGCAGTGCGCCAGGAAAAAACCAAACCCAAGGTCGAGGCCTTCCGGGTCTGGGCAGAGCAGCAATTAACACGCATCCCCGGCAAAAGCGATCTGGCCAAAGCGTTCCGGTATGGGCTGAGCCGCTGGAAGGCACTTACGCTGTTTCTCGATGACGGGCGCGTGGCCATCGATAACAATGCTGCTGAGCGGGCGCTCAGGCCGATCGGAGTCGGGAGACGGAACTGGTTATTCGCAGGCTCAGATGCTGGGGGCGAAACTCTTGCGCGTGCCATGACCATTATCGAGTCAGCAAAGATGAGCGGTCTTGATCCACAAGCCTATCTGGCAGATGTTCTGGATCGCATCCATGATCATATGAACCCCCGCCTTGGGGAACTGCTGCCCTGGAACTGGAAGCCAAAAACCTGA